Proteins encoded together in one Nicotiana tomentosiformis unplaced genomic scaffold, ASM39032v3 Un00042, whole genome shotgun sequence window:
- the LOC138903848 gene encoding uncharacterized protein, whose protein sequence is MGSLAFITVSERPLAVDVRTMANQFVRVDVSESSHVLACVVSCSSLCDHIRERQYDDLHLLILKDTVQHDDTKDVTIGDDRVLRMQVQITMPNMDGLYELNLEEAHSSRYKSSIHMAVYEALYGRRCGSPVGWFEPSEARILGTD, encoded by the exons atgggtagccttgcattcattacCGTTAGTGAaaggcctcttgcagttgatgttcggaccatggccaaccagttcgtgagagtAGATGTTTCGGAGTCTAGtcatgttctagcttgtgtggtttcttgttCTTCCTTATGtgatcatatcagagagcgtcagtatgatgatcttcATTTGCTTATcctgaaggacacagttcagcacgatgataccaaagatgttactattggagatgatagggtattgaggatgcaggttcAGATTACTATGCCTAACATGGATGGGCTGTATGAATTGAAtcttgaagaagcacatagttcacg ctacaaatctagcattcatatggctgtgtatgaggctttatatgggagacggtgtggGTCTCCGGTGGGCTGGTTTGAGCCGAGTGaggctaggatattgggtactgattaa